The following proteins are encoded in a genomic region of Periophthalmus magnuspinnatus isolate fPerMag1 chromosome 21, fPerMag1.2.pri, whole genome shotgun sequence:
- the LOC117389740 gene encoding C-X-C chemokine receptor type 1-like, with amino-acid sequence MSDDFSSSFVADFGSIYEELNFTYNDSGFVLDPETQPCPHFSVSDVVMVPISVFYILVFLLALPGNLCVSAVIANTKQALPPSDLYLLHLAIADLILALTLPFWAASVTLGWIFGDAMCKIVTVFQELSFYSSILFLSCISVDRYLVIVHAMEERRKDRKILSWMACAAVWLVGAFLSLPGLFSSAYASQNSSQIVCHERYDPTSADSWRLATRILRHTLGFLIPLAVMLICYGVTIQRLLQIRGGFQKQKAMRVIVCVVAAFLLCWMPYHLAVMADTFFRTKLVPYQCPARLAVDRAMLATHSLGLLHACVNPVVYAFVGVKFRRRFMQILRKCGVVKTRPAPRPSRTSVSSEITSVFM; translated from the exons ATGTCTG ATGACTTCTCCTCGTCTTTTGTCGCAGACTTCGGGTCCATCTACGAGGAGCTAAACTTCACGTACAACGACTCCGGCTTCGTCCTGGACCCGGAGACGCAGCCCTGCCCGCACTTCTCCGTCAGCGACGTCGTCATGGTGCCTATCTCCGTCTTCTACATCCTGGTCTTCCTCTTGGCGCTGCCCGGCAACCTGTGCGTCTCCGCGGTGATCGCCAACACCAAGCAGGCCCTCCCGCCGTCAGACCTGTACCTGCTTCACCTCGCCATCGCCGACCTCATCCTCGCCCTCACGCTTCCGTTTTGGGCCGCCTCCGTCACGCTCGGATGGATTTTCGGAGACGCCATGTGCAAAATCGTCACCGTTTTCCAGGAGCTGAGTTTTTATTCCAGTATCCTGTTCCTGTCGTGCATTAGCGTGGACAGATATCTGGTGATCGTCCACGcgatggaggagagaaggaaggaccGTAAAATACTCAGCTGGATGGCGTGCGCGGCCGTGTGGTTGGTCGGAGCCTTCTTGTCACTTCCTGGTCTCTTTAGCTCCGCCTACGCGTCGCAAAACTCAAGTCAAATTGTGTGTCACGAACGCTACGACCCGACTAGCGCTGATTCGTGGCGTTTAGCGACGAGAATCCTGCGTCATACCTTAGGTTTCTTGATCCCGTTAGCGGTTATGCTAATCTGCTACGGCGTCACGATCCAGCGCTTACTGCAAATCCGTGGAGGTTTTCAGAAACAGAAAGCGATGAGAGTGATCGTTTGTGTCGTGGCGGCGTTTTTGTTATGCTGGATGCCCTACCATTTGGCGGTGATGGCGGACACGTTTTTCCGGACGAAGCTGGTGCCGTACCAGTGTCCGGCGCGGTTAGCCGTGGACCGCGCCATGCTAGCGACGCACAGCCTGGGTCTCCTGCACGCCTGCGTGAACCCGGTGGTCTACGCCTTCGTGGGGGTGAAGTTCAGGAGGAGGTTCATGCAGATCCTCAGGAAGTGCGGCGTCGTGAAGACCAGACCAGCGCCACGGCCGAGTCGCACCTCCGTGTCCTCAGAGATCACCTCCGTCTTCATGTGA
- the nabp1a gene encoding SOSS complex subunit B2 isoform X1, whose translation MAAPANEALFLIKDVKPGSKNLNIVFIVLEIGRVTKTKDGHEVRSCKVADKSGSIAISVWDELGSLIQPGDIIKLTRGYASLWKGCLTLYTGRGGDLQKIGEFCMVYSEVPNFSEPNPELLVQANQQNKPGKPDQNQNQNQRGNSPPNQNSGTTAPPGNGAMTSFSTGGAPPPAASGGFGTSRPNGRAPGNNGASQSSATGLPQNPSSKSSSVSISNGRDPRRAKR comes from the exons ATGGCAGCCCCCGCAAACGAGGCCTTATTTCTCATAAAGGACGTGAAGCCCGGATCTAAAAATCTCAATATAGTGTTCATTGTTTTGGAAATAG GCCGAGTGACCAAAACTAAAGACGGACACGAGGTGCGCTCCTGTAAAGTGGCGGATAAAAGCGGAAGCATCGCCATTTCCGTTTGGGACGAGCTCGGGAGCCTCATTCAACCGGGCGACATCATCAAACTCACCAGAGG GTACGCGTCCTTGTGGAAAGGCTGTCTCACACTGTACACGGGACGAGGGGGCGACCTGCAGAAGATCGGAGA GTTCTGTATGGTTTATTCTGAGGTGCCCAACTTCAGTGAACCAAACCCAGAGCTGCTGGTCCAGGCCAACCAGCAGAACAAACCT GGAAAACCcgaccagaaccagaaccagaaccagagagGAAACTCCCCTCCCAACCAGAACTCAGGTACAACTGCCCCTCCAG gTAACGGTGCCATGACGTCCTtctccacagggggcgctcctcCACCCGCCGCGTCCGGGGGCTTCGGGACGTCCCGCCCGAACGGACGCGCTCCCGGGAACAACGGCGCCTCCCAGAGCTCGGCGACAGGACTGCCCCAAAACCCCAGCTCCAAATCCTCCTCCGTGTCCATCAGCAACGGAAGGGACCCGCGGCGAGCTAAGAGATGA
- the nabp1a gene encoding SOSS complex subunit B2 isoform X2, protein MAAPANEALFLIKDVKPGSKNLNIVFIVLEIGRVTKTKDGHEVRSCKVADKSGSIAISVWDELGSLIQPGDIIKLTRGYASLWKGCLTLYTGRGGDLQKIGEFCMVYSEVPNFSEPNPELLVQANQQNKPGKPDQNQNQNQRGNSPPNQNSGNGAMTSFSTGGAPPPAASGGFGTSRPNGRAPGNNGASQSSATGLPQNPSSKSSSVSISNGRDPRRAKR, encoded by the exons ATGGCAGCCCCCGCAAACGAGGCCTTATTTCTCATAAAGGACGTGAAGCCCGGATCTAAAAATCTCAATATAGTGTTCATTGTTTTGGAAATAG GCCGAGTGACCAAAACTAAAGACGGACACGAGGTGCGCTCCTGTAAAGTGGCGGATAAAAGCGGAAGCATCGCCATTTCCGTTTGGGACGAGCTCGGGAGCCTCATTCAACCGGGCGACATCATCAAACTCACCAGAGG GTACGCGTCCTTGTGGAAAGGCTGTCTCACACTGTACACGGGACGAGGGGGCGACCTGCAGAAGATCGGAGA GTTCTGTATGGTTTATTCTGAGGTGCCCAACTTCAGTGAACCAAACCCAGAGCTGCTGGTCCAGGCCAACCAGCAGAACAAACCT GGAAAACCcgaccagaaccagaaccagaaccagagagGAAACTCCCCTCCCAACCAGAACTCAG gTAACGGTGCCATGACGTCCTtctccacagggggcgctcctcCACCCGCCGCGTCCGGGGGCTTCGGGACGTCCCGCCCGAACGGACGCGCTCCCGGGAACAACGGCGCCTCCCAGAGCTCGGCGACAGGACTGCCCCAAAACCCCAGCTCCAAATCCTCCTCCGTGTCCATCAGCAACGGAAGGGACCCGCGGCGAGCTAAGAGATGA